In one window of Lewinella sp. 4G2 DNA:
- a CDS encoding DUF547 domain-containing protein produces MFRSILPLLLAFFAFTSVSAAAAPQSFIADADALFKQHVQSGRVDYASLKSSGAIDPLVAKIAAVDLSSLSGNERKAYLINAYNILVINQALENYPLKSVMDVSGFFDGKKQTVGGRKLTLNQLEKELLLKEYNDARLHFVLVCGATGCPPITNFAYTAGKLEAQLDQQTKAALNDATFIRTSGSTAQLSQIFDWYKADFGGSKTNVVNWINQYRKAPIAANATVSYYPYDWSLNKPAGSASVETPTATDATPSSGGGNNASRYVVSSTIPKGSVEVKIFNNLYSQEAANERSSFFTSLTSAIYGVSDRINVGLDVRVRRVRYDQEGLASNFDVLRSGGDYSRTTVATIGPKVRIAPFNQLPNFSIQSAFWIPVGDDLTGAENGGRFVDFDGPTWFTQVFNDFPIGDNFSFFAEVDFNLEDIGSKEAGRINRFSTPLTGIVSYFPTPKATIYGLASYAPYWQSEPDYFYQLGAGAKYQFTPNLELELLYTAFDNQFLSSVDGNASTVNLGLRFNL; encoded by the coding sequence ATGTTTAGATCAATTCTTCCCCTTTTACTCGCCTTCTTCGCTTTTACTTCAGTTAGTGCGGCGGCGGCCCCCCAATCATTTATTGCTGATGCGGATGCGCTCTTTAAGCAGCACGTTCAATCCGGACGTGTTGATTACGCCAGTTTGAAAAGCTCCGGCGCTATCGATCCCCTGGTCGCTAAAATTGCTGCCGTCGATCTGAGCTCTTTATCTGGCAACGAGCGTAAGGCTTACCTCATTAATGCTTACAATATCCTCGTCATCAATCAGGCTTTAGAAAATTACCCGCTCAAATCAGTGATGGACGTCAGCGGATTTTTCGACGGCAAGAAGCAGACCGTCGGCGGTCGTAAGTTGACGCTGAACCAGCTCGAAAAAGAGCTTTTACTGAAGGAATACAACGACGCCCGCCTGCACTTCGTCCTCGTTTGTGGGGCCACCGGTTGCCCGCCCATCACCAACTTCGCCTACACGGCTGGTAAGCTGGAGGCGCAACTGGATCAGCAAACCAAGGCCGCACTCAACGACGCTACCTTCATCCGCACCAGCGGGTCGACGGCGCAATTGAGCCAGATCTTTGATTGGTACAAGGCCGACTTCGGGGGCAGCAAGACCAATGTCGTCAACTGGATCAATCAGTACCGCAAGGCACCCATCGCCGCCAACGCCACCGTTTCCTACTACCCGTACGACTGGTCGCTGAACAAGCCCGCCGGCAGCGCTTCCGTGGAAACGCCGACCGCCACGGACGCCACGCCCAGCAGCGGCGGCGGCAACAACGCTTCGCGCTACGTCGTCTCTTCCACCATCCCGAAGGGCAGCGTGGAGGTCAAGATCTTCAACAACCTTTACAGTCAGGAGGCCGCCAACGAGCGGTCTTCTTTCTTTACCAGCCTTACGTCGGCCATCTATGGTGTCTCTGATCGAATCAACGTGGGCCTCGACGTTCGGGTGCGGCGGGTGCGGTACGACCAGGAGGGCCTGGCCAGCAACTTCGACGTGCTGCGTTCCGGTGGCGATTACTCCCGCACGACCGTGGCGACGATCGGCCCCAAGGTGCGCATTGCGCCCTTCAATCAGTTGCCCAACTTCTCCATTCAATCTGCCTTTTGGATCCCCGTCGGTGATGACCTGACCGGTGCCGAAAACGGTGGCCGCTTTGTCGACTTCGACGGCCCCACCTGGTTCACGCAGGTCTTTAATGACTTCCCGATTGGTGATAACTTCAGCTTCTTCGCCGAGGTCGATTTCAACCTGGAGGACATCGGTTCCAAGGAAGCCGGCCGCATCAACCGCTTCTCCACGCCCCTTACCGGTATCGTCAGCTACTTCCCCACGCCGAAAGCCACCATTTACGGTCTGGCCAGCTACGCGCCGTACTGGCAGTCGGAGCCCGATTACTTCTACCAGTTGGGCGCCGGCGCGAAATACCAGTTTACGCCTAATCTGGAGTTAGAGTTGCTGTACACGGCCTTCGATAACCAGTTCCTGAGCAGCGTCGATGGTAATGCGAGCACCGTCAATCTTGGTTTGCGCTTCAATTTGTAA
- a CDS encoding alpha/beta fold hydrolase, with protein sequence MADQMQKDGKFEYLETGGSGPPLVLLHGLFGGLSNFGAQIEHFRDRFNVVVPTLPIMTLPLRKVSLAGLVAHLHDFVEHKGWEQIHIMGNSLGGHVAILYALDHPEKIASIILSGSSGLFESAMGNSLPPRKNYEFIKKKTESTFYDPAVSSKELVDEVFSTVNDRNKGIRIIMTAKSAVRHNLAHKLDGIKAPTLLVWGNQDTITPPFVGEQFQELIENSELHFIDKCAHAPMMEVPGEFNAYMDDFLTRVMEERPVVA encoded by the coding sequence ATGGCCGATCAGATGCAAAAAGATGGAAAGTTCGAATACCTGGAGACGGGTGGTTCGGGCCCGCCCCTCGTCTTGCTCCACGGGCTTTTCGGGGGCCTCTCCAACTTCGGGGCCCAGATCGAGCACTTCCGAGACCGCTTCAACGTCGTCGTACCCACCCTGCCCATTATGACGCTGCCCCTACGTAAGGTATCCCTCGCCGGCCTGGTAGCCCACCTTCACGATTTTGTGGAGCACAAGGGTTGGGAGCAGATCCACATCATGGGCAACAGCCTGGGCGGCCACGTGGCCATCCTGTACGCGCTGGACCACCCCGAAAAGATCGCTTCCATCATTCTGTCGGGCAGCTCCGGCCTCTTCGAGAGCGCCATGGGCAACAGCCTGCCACCGCGAAAGAACTACGAGTTCATCAAGAAGAAAACGGAGAGCACTTTTTACGACCCCGCCGTTTCCAGTAAGGAACTGGTCGACGAAGTCTTTTCTACGGTCAACGACCGCAACAAGGGCATCCGCATCATCATGACGGCCAAATCCGCCGTTCGCCACAACCTGGCGCATAAGTTGGATGGCATCAAGGCCCCTACCCTCCTCGTATGGGGTAATCAGGATACCATCACCCCACCCTTCGTGGGGGAACAGTTCCAGGAACTGATCGAGAACTCTGAGCTGCACTTCATCGATAAGTGCGCCCACGCGCCGATGATGGAAGTGCCGGGCGAATTCAACGCGTACATGGACGACTTCCTGACGCGGGTGATGGAGGAGCGGCCGGTGGTGGCTTAG
- a CDS encoding S8 family serine peptidase yields the protein MPTYQIPSETGPLSLRKSTRLVGLKKTNENAEVKAVNAHVIPNLGGFEVVTLSGEEDIDKALDVAREEDAVAVGTHIYFAEGDNRPVVPTGVLYVEMAEGVGTEERSVIFDAFALEILEEREDGTIVCQVTPKSPNPLRVASQLSQLSMVHHAYPDLDVPLDQYFAEPRDGLLPQAWHLENQGSLRGVPNFPLKQGADARVKAAWRLLGNLGDPNITVAVIDNGFDLAHPDLRGKAVAPLNISSNSNQLPTGSRFGDHATPCSTVAVAAANGTGLVGVAPLARLMPLHGLTYSKFLTERMFSHCIRNGADVISCSWGTIDARYRPDSEHARSVRKAVTQGRGGKGCVVVFAAGNEGRDTVNYYATLPGVIAVGASTSSDTHASYSNRGQGLSVVAPSDGGWPIIAGRASWDAGNTRQSGARRYYVDGLDRGVNYKHFGGTSAATPLVAGICALMLSANPQLTSVQVKSILEATADKIGNRWEYDARGYSTKFGYGRVNAERAVTEALRLRNSGGISQPAPPVPTPPAPARAPNSSRIESGPAPKPTPAPARPTTPIRIGNGTGLYRFSVRNQAKTGYGLQMSVLAELANVLREVESAEKQYGLPVMVSISEVNGRTAFRILLGPFATRAEGIRARTRVQSVSGREPWLRSLSSL from the coding sequence ATGCCAACCTACCAAATCCCCTCCGAAACCGGGCCGCTCTCCCTGCGTAAATCAACCCGGCTGGTGGGCTTAAAGAAAACCAACGAAAACGCGGAGGTTAAGGCCGTCAACGCGCACGTAATTCCTAATTTGGGTGGGTTTGAAGTGGTGACCCTGAGCGGGGAGGAAGACATCGATAAGGCCCTCGACGTAGCCCGGGAGGAGGACGCCGTGGCCGTCGGCACCCACATCTATTTTGCGGAGGGGGACAACCGGCCCGTGGTGCCCACCGGCGTGCTGTACGTAGAGATGGCCGAAGGGGTTGGTACCGAGGAGCGGTCCGTGATTTTCGACGCCTTTGCGCTGGAAATCCTGGAGGAGCGGGAGGATGGCACCATCGTCTGCCAGGTCACGCCAAAGAGCCCGAATCCGTTGCGGGTGGCCAGCCAGCTTTCCCAGCTGAGTATGGTGCACCACGCTTACCCCGATCTGGACGTGCCCCTCGATCAATACTTCGCCGAGCCACGTGATGGTTTACTCCCCCAGGCCTGGCACCTCGAAAACCAGGGGAGCCTGCGGGGCGTGCCCAACTTCCCCCTCAAGCAGGGGGCCGACGCACGGGTGAAGGCCGCCTGGCGCCTACTCGGCAACCTCGGCGATCCGAACATCACCGTGGCGGTGATCGACAATGGTTTTGATCTCGCCCACCCGGATCTGCGGGGCAAGGCCGTCGCGCCACTCAACATCTCCAGCAATTCCAATCAGTTACCCACCGGCTCGCGGTTTGGGGACCACGCTACGCCCTGCTCCACCGTTGCCGTCGCGGCGGCGAACGGTACAGGTCTGGTCGGGGTGGCACCCCTCGCCCGCTTGATGCCACTCCACGGACTCACCTACTCAAAATTCCTGACGGAGCGCATGTTTAGCCACTGCATTCGCAACGGGGCGGACGTGATCAGTTGTAGTTGGGGGACGATCGACGCGCGTTACCGGCCGGATTCGGAGCACGCGCGGTCCGTTCGCAAGGCCGTCACCCAGGGCCGCGGGGGGAAGGGCTGCGTCGTCGTTTTCGCGGCTGGTAATGAGGGGCGGGATACCGTTAATTACTACGCCACCCTCCCCGGCGTCATCGCAGTGGGGGCGAGTACGAGTTCGGATACCCACGCCAGTTATTCCAACCGGGGGCAAGGTCTCAGCGTCGTCGCACCGTCAGATGGCGGGTGGCCCATCATCGCCGGGCGGGCGAGTTGGGATGCGGGCAATACCCGGCAATCCGGCGCGCGGCGGTACTACGTGGACGGCCTCGACCGGGGCGTTAACTACAAACACTTTGGGGGCACGAGCGCGGCCACGCCCCTCGTCGCCGGCATCTGCGCCCTCATGTTGTCCGCCAATCCTCAGCTTACCAGCGTGCAGGTAAAGTCCATTCTTGAAGCCACGGCGGATAAGATTGGGAACCGTTGGGAGTACGACGCGCGGGGTTACTCCACCAAGTTTGGTTACGGCCGCGTCAATGCGGAACGAGCCGTTACCGAAGCGTTGCGGCTGCGGAATTCCGGTGGAATCTCACAGCCAGCGCCTCCTGTTCCCACTCCCCCCGCACCCGCGCGAGCGCCCAACTCGTCCCGCATTGAATCGGGGCCAGCGCCCAAACCTACGCCGGCCCCGGCACGCCCTACCACGCCCATCCGCATTGGCAATGGTACCGGTTTGTACCGCTTCAGCGTGCGCAACCAGGCGAAGACGGGTTACGGCCTCCAGATGAGCGTCCTGGCCGAGCTAGCCAACGTGTTGCGGGAGGTGGAAAGCGCCGAAAAACAGTACGGCTTGCCCGTCATGGTCAGCATCAGCGAAGTAAATGGGCGAACGGCTTTCCGCATTTTGCTTGGCCCCTTCGCGACGCGGGCGGAAGGTATTCGGGCGCGGACGCGGGTGCAAAGCGTAAGTGGACGGGAGCCGTGGCTAAGGAGCCTCAGCAGTCTTTAG